aattgtgttgcaagaggaatcattcagagaaaaatcatagaagtaaAGCATGGAAGCATCGGAATTACCACCTCGTAAGAAGAGAAGAGTACAaggaagaattatttatttcacaagatgctgcacatggtaaatgtaatgcaagagcttttaCATATGctatctttattatcattttccaggtcactgtctgtcttgctgtgacgTAAATAgctataataaaatataaaactgtGCCGCACTTGTGTTTGCAACGTTTCTTTTGAATTTATAAGGGGAATTGCACCGCTTTATACGAggagttattggcagaggttgacaggtatgCTGAACACATGTCCAACACCCTGAAGCTGCGCGACACTCTCAGTGTTCAGAGGACTCCACTCTTTACGCCCCTCGGCGCAGGAACGCCACCTCTTGAGTCGCGGGAGTCGGAATTCTGAGACTTCAGACGCAAGGATGGACGTGGTCTGCAGGGAACACGGGGTGTTGACAGACGCGCATCAGACGTGTCGGGAGTGGAGCTAATAATACGAGCCTGTGTTGATCCTGACATCCAAGCCGCGTATAAAACACTGCAGGGTCCCAACCAAGGACGGACACTCACAGATGCCGGGTGTACGTTCAGCCATAAAGTGGTTGACAGCAATGCCTCAGCTCAGAAACATCTGCATTCCTAGCACTATCCTCAGCATGTCGAAGGGTTGAATTTGACCCGGTTTGATTTAGGAATCCTGACGCCTCATTCTTATCAACAAGTGATGGCTTCTTATTCACTCAGTCACTGGCTACTTGAGACGGAGggcggggacaccctggacagctagCCACAGTGGCACTCACCTCCCCGGCAAACTCACGCTCATTCCAGAGGCACTTCAGCGTGGATTTGAACCTGTGAGCTTCTTGCCAGTGTAATTATTAAttctcaaatatttttgagCGCTGCTTGTGTACAGAGTTAAATAGGCGCTTTGTTTGACAACTGTCAATATTTATCAGCTGTTCCGAGCTCCACAGTGCGACTGAAGCCGCGCAGCCGCAACCCGCCCTCTGCTGTTACTCGACGTTACTACAAAAACATTATAAAATATAAAGTGACGTCATTTTCAGTTCTGTAAAACGGGGGAAAAAAGCCGTGAAATTCTTGATTCGATTTCACTGTTCCTTGACAGCTtctgagatttttatttttgcaaattatGTGTTTagaattcatgtttatttgccATAGTAACAGTTAATGAGAAGGAATCCAAGCAGGAATATTTTTGTCAGACTGAATagttgcataaatatatgagtTTTGGTTTAACGGCACCTGAACATTCTCCCTAACACCGAACTGTAGCTGGAAAAGTCTCTCTCGCGACTGATGTTTGGATTCTGTCCGTGGTTTCAACCATGTTTATTCGCCGGTTACAATTCCAGTTGGGCCCATGTAAGCTCATATATACTGTGTTTCACATGTATTTCTTCAGAGAAGATGTTATTCACGGAAAGAAAGCTCGTGAAGGACAGTGGCTAGCATTAGCATGTGGCTAATGTACATACTTCTGCACCTGCTACGAACGCACCCAGACTTTAAAGAACAGGAACAACATTAGTCAGAAAGCTCTTTATATAAACACGAACATACCTTATTCCACTCGCAGTCCGTTGTTTCATTCCCACGTTAGCGTCGCCTTTCTGTTTTAAACATTTGTTATCGCATccctaaaaaagtaaaatcactcCTGTGCAGGCACGCGCCCTTTCAGAATAAGAGTGGCCGTTAAGTATGTTATGCACCAAGTCTGATCCAAGTCTCatcgtttaaaaaaatagagtaAGTCACTCGAGTCTGTCGAAGTAAAAAGAAATTTAACTTGTGtttaaagttgaaaaaaaaaacatgctgcagCACATCAGTAAGTAaaagtaataaaacatttttgaggatGTCAAACAGGCCATTGGACAATGCTGGTATTTTGCCCTGTGGTGCAGTGGAAAGTGCTGCAGTCCAAATAAGACACGTTCACACACCGTGTGAGGCAACTCCaggttcattcatttttcctctCCACGGCTTCGTTCAGATCACAAAATGCAAACGTCAGAGGAAATACTGTAAATCTTTATTTTCACTTGCAACATCTGTACAATTAACTCTTCCAGTCTCAAAAGCTAAATTCTGACTCTTCTGtcaagtttttttcccccatcacAGAACCACACTAGTCAGAAAGACCGAGAATATTTGCCCAAACTGGACGGTGGTGGGGTCAAGAGAGTTGCAGTTTCCAAACATGGCAAGCAAAAGCATCATTAAATATCTACCAGCTATCAAGACTACCATTCCtaaccaaaaccaaaacaaataacacattaaaaaataaaattatttacaCAGTCTTCAGTCAGCACAGCATTAAAATCCATCCTAGTCTAGTTCAtgttgctactttttttttttaaccactacAGCTGCTCAGGTCTGGAAATGCACCGGTCAATAATGCGAACACAGTCAACGGCTTCTCACAGTATTTACTTCATTAAAACGGTCGTCTTGGCAGCTAAGCTTATGGAGGTGAGACCCAAATTCAGGTGAAGAGAGAGGAAATCATTACACAGGAGAAACACTAACGGTGGTAAAcactgacacctagtggtcataGGAGGAGGCGCTATTGGACAGTGAATGACCCTGAGGTAGCATATGCCAAATAAcgtcaaaaaatatatatttgtgaaaCAAACCATTGTGCACCCGATTGACTAAAACATGGGCAGATTCCTGAGAAACGCGAGTCCTGGTCGCACCATACGTGGCAGTCGAAGTCCTTCACACAACATGCGCAAGCAGTTTCGTCAAAGCAGGAAGGCGTACTTACAAGATTATTCTGAGAGAAATTGTTGCCATTTTTTAGCAtcgaaacaaaaataaaagcttcaggGGACTGTCAGGTGGTGAGTTTTTCCTGGgcgtataaaaacaaaatgcgtATATACAGAAATATACATCCTAACGGGACATTCGAGCAGAGGCTTGCTGATTTTCCATTTGTTCACTtttaaacaaattatttttttttccaagcataTAAACAGAGAAATCTCAAAAAAAAGTCTCTGAAGCCaatgaaagtcttttttttcctcatcctgTCGTGAAATGTTCCACAGCCTCCGTCAATTATAAAAAtttaattctttaaaaaaaattgtaaaaaactATACGTCAATCCATTTTTGGGGTGTTTGGGAGCCTTCACCAGACGGGGGTGAAGAACTGGCCTGGGCTCAGAACAGTCCGGAGAGGAGTCCCTCAGTAGACGCGGGGGATGATCCGGTAGCGTACTGTCCGGCAGTATTCCTCCCACGCCGAGCCATACTTCCTCCTGCACTCTTTCATGTCCCGGGAGTCTCGGTGGACAAGCAGGATGATGAAGTAGATCATGTAGTACCATGGCAGGAGGTGGCTGAAGCCTGGAATGGAGACACAGTTGTTAAAACCTGATGCCACTCTGGACGTGCCATCGTGACTCAGGAACTTATCCaagttgactttttttctcttcactgagccaACGCCGCCAGGTCTGACCAGCAAAACAGCGCTACACGAGGCTGAGCCCATATACTGTACGCTCAGTCCAGCACAGAGGAAGAGatgtaaacagagagagacaaatcTCTAAACATCGCTGTTGTTTTCCAGAGAAAACAGCTGTTTGACTGGTGCATCAGGATTATGAAGTTAAGTAGCTGTGATGAGATCGGAGGTGTCCAGGAGGTGAACTGGCACTGCCCCAGCTCCCAGGCCATAATCTGCCCGCGGTCAGCGGCACCAGGATCTGTGGCGGGAAGGAAACATCATGTGACCTACCGCAGGGCAGCGTCCAGGCCAGAGCCATGATGAGGTCTCCCAGGTAGTTGGGGTGACGGACGACGCCCCACCACCCTGACACCAGCAGACTCTTTCCTGTCGCTGTCGGGATGGTCTTCAGATCTGCGAACCATGAGTCATGGTTATGCAAACAAGCAGTTTTTGCAGTGAGGAAATGAAGATTGACAGGTTTAAATCATGTGGTTCTAAAAGAATTCCAACCAGTCGATCTTCTTGTGTTCCATAGTTATAACTTATGAGGCTTTATTTTTAGCTTCCTGCCCATCGTAACTGTTTCACAGCTCTGAATGTTGCCGTAAAATGATACACAGAGACAAAGTCATCAAAGCCATTTCTGAAGTCAGCAACTTACAGGCCAGCTGGGGGTCAGATGGGTTTCTCCTGAAGGAGTTCTTCTCAGAGTTGGACTTCCTGAAGATGTAGAATCCAACAACTGTGCCAAGCAAGGGGACAATGTCAGGAGTTTGAGGGTAAACCTTGCAGAAGACAGTTGTTCCTTACGCTTGAGCAGGACGATGGAGGCGACGGCTGCAGGGCTCAGGAGGTTTGGGTGGCTGACCAGGTAATAGGCCTGCAGGGTGTAAGTGAAGGGAACCCAGACCAGGTCACCAAACGCCAACATGAAGCCAAAGCCATCGTGCATCAGGTCCATGGTGGTCAGGATGGCCTCCTGAAATAAGTCTCCAGTCAAGACTTGCTCTCACAGGTGAAGGACGTGACATCAACACACCTCGTTCCAGAGTCCGTCCACCACGTAGAGGAGCTGGAAGGCGTTGACCAGGATCATTGCGTGCGACGGCATGTCCAGACCCTGCAGCTTCATCTCGGCCCGCGCCATGGCAAAGTTGATCAAACACTGAGAGCAAATGGCATTTTAATGCACACAGTGCAGACATCAAAAACGCAAACACCAAACTGAAAGTGGTGAAACTCACCCAGCCAATCAGCCCCGGACGCATCTCGCAGAAGAACTTCAGATCAAAGTTCTTGATACGAGGATTCAGCTCACGTCCTTTGAAAAAGTCATACGCTAAGCTTCCTGTGGAAAAATATCAAACACAACCAATCGCTTTTTTTAACTCAATGTCTCCGTCTCGAGGTGGACTGATGGATCCGTGTCTCACCAGAGTTTCCTCCGAGAGCTCGCTGGTCTGCGGGAGTGTTGCGGGAGCGGATGTACAGGTAAACACTGAGCACGACGGAGATGAGGAAGGTTGCTGTGGCCAGCTGCAGGAAGTTGCTGTGGATGTAGGTGAGGTCGACGCCCTGGTGGACGGCCGCCGCCACTGCAGCTGCGGTCACGACGATGGCGAAAAAACCTGGTGGTGATGAACAACACATCCACTTTAAAGCATCAGTCTTCTAAAATAACAATTGTACATTGACAATGTTCTCCACATCACTAAGATGAAAATTTCCAAGTAAACACCTGGGATGAAGTACACGACAGACTTTTTTCTCCAAAGACAGAGCCCAGACTCACCATTAGTTCTATACTTGAGCCTCTCGCCGGACTTCAGTGGCATTCCTTCACTCAGCTGGAGACAGAGCAGGAAAAAAGGGGATTAAAACATGAGCAAAGgaatgttttcattcactttctGTACATGTCTTTATATGAAAGAGTCATTGACCACCACATGCATGCTAACACTTCCCTACATTTCCTCTGTTCCAGTGCAGCATCATTTCATGAGAAGCTGTGGTTATGTATCAAAGCAGAGCCGTAGATTTGTGTTCCAGAGCCAGCAGCACCTATTTTGCTCCTGGAGCCTCTCATTAACTGTTCCTCCTGACCACTAATGTGATTTCAGTCTGCTGCCTCAGTAAACATGGTACCAGTCATGTGCAGGTTCACGTGTGACCGGTAAAAGCAGAGATCTCACCAGGAAACTCAGAAAAACAGCAGCGGAGGGGGAAGTTCTCACCTTTCCCACAGGTAGCACGTAGAGCAGGGCCTGGAATAAGATCCACAAGACCACAAATCCAAGTGCTTGAGGATCCCAGAAAGCTTCAAGTGGGGGCAGAGGAGGGGGGAAGTTGACCAGACTGGGGTCCGCCAGGTTGCCTTGCAGCACCAGAAAAAGGACCCATGCGGGCAGAAAGAGCAGGAAGAAGTATGCTCCTGAAGAGAGGAACTTGGTGTCAGAGGAGAATTGACAGGCACAAATTCCACCTGGACGGTACTCTGTGGTGGGGCCTACCTAACTTGCCTCCAAAGTCCAGTgaactgcagactggagcgacAGACGCAGGAGCCAgcttcacctccttctcctcgGGTTTTGCTTCCACTGATTTGGAATCGCCATCATCCTTCCTGCGGCGCAGATTGTAGCGGCCTTGGTTCTTCTCAGCCTCCGGCTCAGGCTTTTTAAAGAGACACTTGTATTACAACCACAGCATTTAAGTTTAAGAAAATAGTGGGAGAAAATATCCAAAACCACATCTTGTTAGCTACAAAGATGAATGCCCTTATTTCCtatgcaacacaaacaacaagaaaatGTTTGTCTAGCAACATAAACCACATGGGCTGACAAGAATAAACTATTAATGAATAACCTATATTCAAATTAGGGAATACTAAGGAGACAACATGGCAGCTGGAGACAGTGTGAAACTGTCAGAAACCTAAACAGCTGAGACAGTAAAGCAGGCGCACGTGCTGGCGCACCATGTGACCAGCTCACTGCACTATGATCTTGTGAGGGAGCCTCTCTGCCAGAAAACACCCGCACATGCATCATGACATTCCAGCAGCTCGGAACTTAGCTCAAAGCCCATTCAGAACTAGCAGCATTCAAGGGCAGAACATACGGCAAGTCTGAAGTCAGCTTAGGTTCTGTTGAGTCAAAACACATGTAAACATGAACGGCGTGTCTTTACAAACCACAACTCACCTCTTTCACTTTGCTAGCAGTGTTATTCTCctctgtttgtttctcttcgttcttttcatgtttattgTTGCTATTGTTCTCGACCTTCTTTGTCACCTGCTGTTCCGGCCATAATGGAGGGAGCGTGGTGGAGATGGAGAGGGGCACAGAGGTATAAACACGAGGAATGGACAGTGGGAGTTTGACAGAACCACAAAAGGAATAACAATCTACAAAATACTGATGTGGTGAATTGTGTTCCTCTTACTTGTCTAATAAGTGCAGTCGATGAGATAAGATCAGATATATGCAACTCATTTGGGGTTGACCCAAGTGTGAATTAAATGTCCATCACATTAACACATGCTGACCTATCTTTGGTTGAACTTTCACCTTCTCAAATGACTTGAGTGCCGGATGCTTACCAGAGGAGTGAGCTTGACTTGAACTGAGTCATTCAGCTTTTTGTCCTTGCGAGGCTGGGGGGCGCTCTCTGTGACCACGCGAGAGGTGGAGCGCCGTGTGGTGCGGGCTGGAGAGCGGGAGCGGCTGCTGCGCCGCCCGGGCGATCGAGAGCGAGAGCGGGAGCGGGATCGGGAGCGAAGCTGGAACGTGGTTGGGCTCTGAAGGATTATCAGGAGACGGTTTGTTAGACTGAACCTGAGCAGGTGGAACATATTAGCTTTGGCAAGCGCAACGTTCAAAGTTCACAATCAATGATTACCCAAATCAAGTTGGCACCAAAGAAAACCAACAACAGTGTGTGCTCAGGACTGATTGCGGATATATATTCGAGTGAGAACTCACCTTCATGTCTTGCTCTCTGAGCTCCAGCTCCGTCCCATCCTTGTAGATGACCGTGTAGTAGCCACTCTCCAGATCGTAGCCCAAAACTTTGACCTCATAGTACAGGTTGCTACCAGGCCAGCGGCCCATCACCTGGTCCCCCTTCTGGAACTTTGCAGCCGGCATTCTCCTGGATATGGAGGAAAAAGACAGACGATGAAGCGAGAGCACAAAGCAAGCAGCGTGTGAGAAAGTGAAGTAAAACATGCTAAGTGATAGTACTTTATGGGGAACCATTTGCTTAGTGGAATTACGTTACAGACTTTCATTCACAAGGCTGTTATGTGCAA
This window of the Synchiropus splendidus isolate RoL2022-P1 chromosome 12, RoL_Sspl_1.0, whole genome shotgun sequence genome carries:
- the lbr gene encoding delta(14)-sterol reductase LBR isoform X2; the protein is MPAAKFQKGDQVMGRWPGSNLYYEVKVLGYDLESGYYTVIYKDGTELELREQDMKSPTTFQLRSRSRSRSRSRSPGRRSSRSRSPARTTRRSTSRVVTESAPQPRKDKKLNDSVQVKLTPLVTKKVENNSNNKHEKNEEKQTEENNTASKVKEPEPEAEKNQGRYNLRRRKDDGDSKSVEAKPEEKEVKLAPASVAPVCSSLDFGGKLGAYFFLLFLPAWVLFLVLQGNLADPSLVNFPPPLPPLEAFWDPQALGFVVLWILFQALLYVLPVGKLSEGMPLKSGERLKYRTNGFFAIVVTAAAVAAAVHQGVDLTYIHSNFLQLATATFLISVVLSVYLYIRSRNTPADQRALGGNSGSLAYDFFKGRELNPRIKNFDLKFFCEMRPGLIGWCLINFAMARAEMKLQGLDMPSHAMILVNAFQLLYVVDGLWNEEAILTTMDLMHDGFGFMLAFGDLVWVPFTYTLQAYYLVSHPNLLSPAAVASIVLLKLVGFYIFRKSNSEKNSFRRNPSDPQLAYLKTIPTATGKSLLVSGWWGVVRHPNYLGDLIMALAWTLPCGFSHLLPWYYMIYFIILLVHRDSRDMKECRRKYGSAWEEYCRTVRYRIIPRVY
- the lbr gene encoding delta(14)-sterol reductase LBR isoform X1; this translates as MPAAKFQKGDQVMGRWPGSNLYYEVKVLGYDLESGYYTVIYKDGTELELREQDMKSPTTFQLRSRSRSRSRSRSPGRRSSRSRSPARTTRRSTSRVVTESAPQPRKDKKLNDSVQVKLTPLQVTKKVENNSNNKHEKNEEKQTEENNTASKVKEPEPEAEKNQGRYNLRRRKDDGDSKSVEAKPEEKEVKLAPASVAPVCSSLDFGGKLGAYFFLLFLPAWVLFLVLQGNLADPSLVNFPPPLPPLEAFWDPQALGFVVLWILFQALLYVLPVGKLSEGMPLKSGERLKYRTNGFFAIVVTAAAVAAAVHQGVDLTYIHSNFLQLATATFLISVVLSVYLYIRSRNTPADQRALGGNSGSLAYDFFKGRELNPRIKNFDLKFFCEMRPGLIGWCLINFAMARAEMKLQGLDMPSHAMILVNAFQLLYVVDGLWNEEAILTTMDLMHDGFGFMLAFGDLVWVPFTYTLQAYYLVSHPNLLSPAAVASIVLLKLVGFYIFRKSNSEKNSFRRNPSDPQLAYLKTIPTATGKSLLVSGWWGVVRHPNYLGDLIMALAWTLPCGFSHLLPWYYMIYFIILLVHRDSRDMKECRRKYGSAWEEYCRTVRYRIIPRVY
- the lbr gene encoding delta(14)-sterol reductase LBR isoform X3, which codes for MPAAKFQKGDQVMGRWPGSNLYYEVKVLGYDLESGYYTVIYKDGTELELREQDMKSPTTFQLRSRSRSRSRSRSPGRRSSRSRSPARTTRRSTSRVVTESAPQPRKDKKLNDSVQVKLTPLQVTKKVENNSNNKHEKNEEKQTEENNTASKVKEPEPEAEKNQGRYNLRRRKDDGDSKSVEAKPEEKEVKLAPASVAPVCSSLDFGGAYFFLLFLPAWVLFLVLQGNLADPSLVNFPPPLPPLEAFWDPQALGFVVLWILFQALLYVLPVGKLSEGMPLKSGERLKYRTNGFFAIVVTAAAVAAAVHQGVDLTYIHSNFLQLATATFLISVVLSVYLYIRSRNTPADQRALGGNSGSLAYDFFKGRELNPRIKNFDLKFFCEMRPGLIGWCLINFAMARAEMKLQGLDMPSHAMILVNAFQLLYVVDGLWNEEAILTTMDLMHDGFGFMLAFGDLVWVPFTYTLQAYYLVSHPNLLSPAAVASIVLLKLVGFYIFRKSNSEKNSFRRNPSDPQLAYLKTIPTATGKSLLVSGWWGVVRHPNYLGDLIMALAWTLPCGFSHLLPWYYMIYFIILLVHRDSRDMKECRRKYGSAWEEYCRTVRYRIIPRVY